The nucleotide sequence TTACAGGATACAGATGTTCGCGGGGATCATTACTTTCCATACTCCAATCGGAAAGTTTTATCCATGTTTCATTGTCTCCACTTACTTCAAAATATCCTTTTTTAATATTACCTCTCCATGAATCGTTAGGCTTTGTGATACCGATCTGATAGATTGTATGTTGTTCTTTCATATCGAAGATAAAATAATAAGGCAATGGTTTAGGTGCATCCCATTTAGATCCCCAGTAAGTACCAACGTTTCCATCTAACATATTTTCTGGTACACGGTGCAGCCACTCATATTGAGGTTCTTCAGAAATACATGAATTCCAGTCGATCACCTCCCAGTTGCTGCGATCTAGTTTCGTTGGGATAACAGATACTTTAACTAGTGTTACGCTTTCGACAGGATCAAGATTCCATTTGGAAACTTCACTTACTCTCAAAGGAACAACATAGTCACCCCATAACCAAATTCCCTGAGATGTAATTAGTTTACTCATTACCATTTTAAGGGAAATATCTTTTTCACTTTCGGAGCTAGTTAGATTCCATTCGGAGGAAACCAGTTCGTATGATCCGGCTGGCGGTAAAGTGTAAGATGTGTTATTCTCTTCATTATATGCTTGTAACAGGGACTCATCGACGGATACTTTAAATTGAATATCTTCGGTGTTTGGAAAGTTTGTTCTTATTCTTAGAGGAAGGTTTACGTCTTCCATAGATGAAGAAGTGTTAACCGAAGCAGCATTACTAGTCATGCCATAATTCTCGAATCCCAAAAATGGCTTTGTAATTTGAGGAGCAATTAGGATAATTGATTTTAATGAATCGACTTCAATGTTATTTTCTGCATTAACTGAACATGGCAGTACATATTGTACGTTATCATAACCTTCCAAAGCTACAATTGCAGTCGTATTTAATACAATTTTAAAAAGACCCTTGGTTTCTTTTGTTGCCATATAGCAAGAGGCCGACTGAATCTCATAACAAGAAGCAGGAAGCAATTTATATGAAGTGCCGTTGACCTGATTATAATTGCTGATTAACTGCTCGTTAATCGTTAGGACTAAGTTTGCATCTTTTGCTAAAACACCACTTTTGCAGGCCACAATATCATATGTAGACGTGCCAAAATCAAAAATTGGTTCAACTTGAAGGTTATTTCGCAAAAGGTATATTTTGTCGTCCATAATACCATCCATCCGGTTATCTTCGCAAGAAAATAAACCCAACAACAGAAGAAAGAGATATAAAAATGATATCTTAGGTTTCATAATTTAATTTTTAAGGTAAATATTTCCGATAACTGGCTACCATCCATAATTCTGCGTTATGTTTTTCATTTCATTCAGCTGATTTTGATGAATAGGAAATAAATAATGTTTGGGTTCGAAGACTATAGGCGAACAAATGTCGCTTGTACGAGCCCATGAGTCTTCGAAGTTAGTCGCGCGAAGTTCGCGACCAAAGCGTGGACCATTACTCTCCTGTGGTGCTATCATCCATGTACGAATATCATAATAACGATGATTCTCAAATGCCAGTTCCACCATACGTTCTTTGCGCAGTAGTTCTCTTAGTAAAGCTTGATTACCCTTAACTTCCGGATAGGCAACTTCAATGTTATTAAGACCGCTTCTGTTTCTTACCTTATTTATATAAAGCAGAGCTTCTGCTTCATTCCGATTGGGTTTTTCGTTACATGCTTCTGCATAGTTAAGATAAATTTCAGCCAACCGGAAAAATGGCCAGCTGAATTTACCCCATTTGCCGGTTTCTGTATCATTTCTTGGATCACTCATTCTACGGAACATATAGCCAACCTTTACGAAGTCGCCGGTACTATTATTAAAAGAAGAAGTTCCGCCGTCAAAGAAAGTAACTAGCTTTTTGCCATTGAATGTATTTATCCAATTCATTCCATTCCATAAAATGGATGCGTAAAAGCGTGCATCTCGTCCTATTACACTTTTATTAGCTTTAATTTGTGATCCGTCAATAGGATGAACATAATTATCCACAAACCCATTTTCCACATAACCCGATTTTGGATCAATTACAGGTTCTCCGTTTGTCTTGTAACCTGTAATAGGATATCTTCCGGATTCAGCCATTGGATAAGTGTCTACTAACTTGATAGATGGACAATAACCTCCATAACCTTCCT is from uncultured Macellibacteroides sp. and encodes:
- a CDS encoding DUF1735 domain-containing protein, which encodes MKPKISFLYLFLLLLGLFSCEDNRMDGIMDDKIYLLRNNLQVEPIFDFGTSTYDIVACKSGVLAKDANLVLTINEQLISNYNQVNGTSYKLLPASCYEIQSASCYMATKETKGLFKIVLNTTAIVALEGYDNVQYVLPCSVNAENNIEVDSLKSIILIAPQITKPFLGFENYGMTSNAASVNTSSSMEDVNLPLRIRTNFPNTEDIQFKVSVDESLLQAYNEENNTSYTLPPAGSYELVSSEWNLTSSESEKDISLKMVMSKLITSQGIWLWGDYVVPLRVSEVSKWNLDPVESVTLVKVSVIPTKLDRSNWEVIDWNSCISEEPQYEWLHRVPENMLDGNVGTYWGSKWDAPKPLPYYFIFDMKEQHTIYQIGITKPNDSWRGNIKKGYFEVSGDNETWIKLSDWSMESNDPREHLYPVKGTVARYIRFVVSEAFWYAGDGPESGANCDIAEFYVWGE